A region from the Malus domestica chromosome 07, GDT2T_hap1 genome encodes:
- the LOC103406382 gene encoding protein ALP1-like, which yields MGPIRGSRKKKKVDQNVVAASEFQPLECWWDGFSQRITGQSKSKGVLKFESFFKFSGKTFSYICSLVKEDMMARSSTFCYSNGKPVCLNDQVAIALRRLSSGDSLCSIGECFGMNQSTVSHITWRFVEVMEERGLHHLSWPKEQSEIEEVKSKFEKIRGLPNCCGAIDITHIMMTLPTTDSSDDIWLDGEKNCSMILQAIVDPDMRFRNIITGWPGSMSDDIVLRSSGFFKMSEEGDCLNGEKLVLSEGTEVREYIVGDSGFPLLPWLLTPYKGRGLWEHESEFNKRISATQMVAQRALVRLKEMCKIIQGVMWKPDKNKLPRIILVCCILHNIVIDMEDEVQDEMPSSRHHEPGYLQQICESAADDTAFHLREKLSLYFAGKLSR from the coding sequence GTCAATCGAAATCTAAAGGTGTATTGAAATTTGAatctttcttcaaattttcGGGAAAGACATTCAGCTACATCTGTTCACTTGTAAAGGAAGATATGATGGCCAGGTCCTCAACCTTCTGCTACTCGAATGGCAAGCCTGTGTGTCTAAATGACCAAGTTGCTATTGCTCTTAGGAGGCTTAGCTCCGGTGATTCATTATGCAGCATTGGCGAGTGCTTTGGGATGAACCAGTCAACTGTCTCGCACATAACCTGGCGTTTTGTGGAAGTAATGGAAGAAAGAGGGCTGCACCATCTTTCCTGGCCTAAAGAGCAGAGTGAAATAGAGGAGGTAAAGTCCAAGTTTGAGAAAATCCGCGGCCTTCCAAATTGTTGCGGCGCAATTGACATCACGCACATCATGATGACTCTGCCTACAACCGACTCATCAGATGATATCTGGCTCGATGGTGAGAAAAACTGCAGCATGATCTTGCAGGCAATCGTTGATCCAGACATGAGGTTTCGTAACATAATTACAGGATGGCCAGGAAGTATGAGCGATGACATTGTCCTCCGAAGCTCAGGTTTTTTCAAGATGTCTGAAGAAGGAGATTGTTTAAATGGGGAGAAGTTGGTGCTCTCAGAAGGAACAGAAGTGAGAGAATACATAGTAGGAGATTCGGGTTTTCCTCTCTTGCCATGGCTTCTCACTCCTTACAAGGGAAGAGGGCTGTGGGAGCATGAGTCTGAGTTCAACAAGCGGATTTCTGCAACACAGATGGTGGCGCAAAGGGCGTTGGTGAGGCTGAAAGAGATGTGCAAGATAATTCAAGGCGTAATGTGGAAGCCGGATAAGAACAAGCTGCCGAGGATTATTCTTGTTTGCTGTATACTGCATAATATAGTGATTGATATGGAGGATGAGGTGCAAGATGAAATGCCATCGTCCCGCCATCATGAACCTGGTTACCTGCAACAAATTTGTGAATCTGCTGCTGACGATACGGCATTTCACCTGAGAGAGAAGCTCTCTCTATACTTTGCTGGAAAATTGTCTCGATGA
- the LOC103406341 gene encoding actin-depolymerizing factor 1, whose protein sequence is MANAASGMAVHDECKLKFLELKARRTYRFIVYKIEEKQNGVIVEKLGEPTDSYEDFSASLPANECRYAVYDFDYVTEENCQKSRIVFVAWSPDTAKVRSKMIYASSKDRFKRELDGIQVELQATDPTEVGLDVIRSRAN, encoded by the exons ATG GCAAATGCAGCATCCGGGATGGCTGTGCATGACGAATGCAAGCTAAAGTTTCTGGAATTGAAGGCAAGAAGAACTTACCGGTTCATAGTTTACAAGATTGAGGAGAAGCAAAATGGGGTTATTGTGGAAAAGCTTGGTGAGCCAACTGACAGCTACGAGGATTTCTCTGCAAGCCTCCCTGCTAACGAGTGTCGATACGCTGTTTATGACTTTGATTACGTGACAGAGGAGAACTGCCAGAAGAGCCGGATTGTTTTCGTCGCTTG GTCCCCTGATACAGCGAAGGTGAGAAGCAAGATGATTTATGCGAGTTCGAAGGACAGGTTTAAGAGAGAGTTGGACGGAATTCAGGTAGAGTTGCAAGCTACTGATCCGACCGAAGTGGGTCTCGATGTTATTAGAAGCCGCGCTAATTGA